A single Metarhizium brunneum chromosome 5, complete sequence DNA region contains:
- the GPA1 gene encoding Guanine nucleotide-binding protein subunit alpha produces MGCGMSTEEKEGKARNEEIENQLKRDKMMQRNEIKMLLLGAGESGKSTILKQMKLIHEGGYSRDERESFKEIIFSNTVQSMRVILEAMESLELPLEDQRMEYHVQTIFMQPAQIEGEVLPPEVGGAIEALWKDRGVEECFKRSREYQLNDSARYYFDNITRIAAPDYMPNDQDVLRSRVKTTGITETTFIIGDLTYRMFDVGGQRSERKKWIHCFENVTTILFLVAISEYDQLLFEDETVNRMQEALTLFDSICNSRWFIKTSIILFLNKIDRFKEKLPVSPMKNYFPDYEGGDDYAAACDYILNRFVSLNQHETKQIYTHFTCATDTTQIRFVMAAVNDIIIQENLRLCGLI; encoded by the exons ATGGGTTGTGGAATGAGCAcagaggagaaggagggcaaggCCCGAAACGAGGAGATTGAGAATCAGCTGAAACGGGACAAGATGATGCAGCGCAACGAAATCAAGATGCTATTGCTCG GTGCTGGTGAATCTGGAAAGTCTACAATTCTCAAGCAGATGAAGCTTATCCATGAAGGTGGTTATTCACGTGATGAGCGGGAGTCCTTCAAGGAGATTATCTTCAGCAACACTGTTCAATCGATGCGAGTCATCCTTGAGGCCATGGAGTCCCTTGAGCTACCCCTGGAGGACCAGCGAATGGAATACCATGTCCAGACTATCTTCATGCAACCCGCCCAGATCGAAGGTGAAGTTTTGCCTCCTGAGGTTGGAGGTGCTATCGAGGCCCTATGGAAAGATCGTGGTGTTGAGGAGTGCTTCAAGAGATCACGAGAATACCAGCTCAACGACTCTGCGAGATA CTATTTTGATAACATTACTCGCATTGCAGCCCCGGATTATATGCCAAACGACCAGGACGTTCTGCGATCACGAGTTAAGACAACTGGTATTACCGAGACTACTTTCATCATTGGCGACTTGACCTACCGCATGTTCGATGTCGGTGGTCAACGATCAGAGCGAAAGAAGTGGATTCATTGCTTTGAGAACGTTACTACGATTCTGTTCCTGGTCGCCATTTCTGAGTATGATCAGCTGTTGTTCGAAGATGAGACCGTCAACCGTATGCAGGAGGCTTTGACACTGTTTGATTCTATCTGCAATTCGAGGTGGTTCATCAAGACGTCAATCATCTTGTTCCTCAACAAGATCGATCGTTTCAAGGAGAAGCTACCCGTCAGCCCGATGAAGAACTATTTCCCCGACTATGAGGGTGGTGACGACTATGCTGCAGCTTGCGACTACATCCTCAACCGATTCGTCAGCCTGAATCAGCATGAGACCAAGCAAATTTATACTCATTTCACCTGCGCCACCGACACTACTCAGATCCGCTTCGTGATGGCGGCTGTCAATG acatcatcatccaagAGAACCTTAGATTGTGTGGTTTGATCTAA
- the cdc123 gene encoding Cell division cycle protein 123, producing the protein MPHLTPDPDANSQHATELVFPPVTKDHIQNCSYDIWFPSYRSSCLKSRIIPLPQTFVAYLQEDGILLADEDVSVAPADPEWHSSGANSDSRGKRDMDSSDDEDEDEAPRLPPNERFPETHKKIKETIEELGGAVAPKLNWSTPKDAKWVSPHQNTLKCTSPNDIYLLLKSSSFVSHDLDHAFDGCTPAPPSRPFSPVLVLRPFFTPHVALEFRCFVKHRSLIGITQRDLNYYNFLQDLRPQIWRKIRSFFRERMRLTFPDACFTFDVYMPEDPLADDGLGKVRLMDINPWAPRTDTLLFSWQELLDMEVKAPLYGSAGTDQAVDASGDETGTDETDDDTNIDYEPNALPELRLIEKDDPAAFNFSTPQYSAHKLPKEVVDASLAGEGGLREFAQQWKEITEGRAEGLWGQ; encoded by the coding sequence ATGCCTCACCTAACGCCGGACCCAGACGCAAATTCACAACATGCTACAGAGCTCGTGTTCCCTCCAGTTACGAAAGACCATATCCAAAACTGCTCATACGATATATGGTTCCCAAGCTACAGGAGTTCTTGTTTGAAGTCAAGAATCATCCCATTGCCTCAAACTTTTGTGGCATATCTACAAGAGGACGGAATTCTGTTGGCCGACGAAGATGTCTCTGTTGCACCCGCAGATCCGGAATGGCATTCATCAGGCGCAAACTCCGACTCCCGAGGCAAGAGAGATATGGATTCttcagacgacgaggacgaagatgaggcACCTAGATTACCTCCAAATGAGAGGTTTCCCGAGACAcataaaaaaataaaggagACCATTGAGGAACTCGGCGGAGCCGTTGCTCCCAAACTCAACTGGTCAACCCCCAAGGACGCCAAATGGGTGTCGCCACATCAAAACACGTTAAAATGCACATCGCCAAACGATATATACCTCTTACTCAAGTCGTCGTCATTCGTCTCACACGATTTGGATCATGCGTTCGACGGTTGCACACCTGCACCGCCGTCTCGGCCATTTTCTCCGGTTCTTGTCCTCAGGCCATTCTTCACACCGCACGTTGCTCTCGAGTTCCGCTGTTTTGTTAAGCATCGGTCACTTATTGGCATTACACAGCGAGACCTGAATTACTACAACTTTTTGCAGGATCTTCGCCCACAAATATGGAGAAAGATTAGGTCATTTTTCAGAGAGAGGATGAGACTCACATTTCCAGATGCCTGCTTCACATTCGACGTTTACATGCCTGAGGATCCTTTGGCAGACGATGGTTTAGGAAAAGTTCGCCTTATGGATATTAACCCTTGGGCCCCTCGGACGGATACTTTGCTTTTCTCGTGGCAAGAACTCCTCGACATGGAAGTCAAGGCTCCGCTATATGGCTCGGCCGGAACTGACCAAGCTGTAGACGCTAGTGGGGATGAGACCGGCACAGATGAGACGGATGACGATACCAACATCGACTATGAACCTAATGCCTTGCCCGAGCTGAGGCTTATTGAGAAGGACGATCCTGCGGCTTTCAATTTCAGTACGCCGCAGTACTCTGCTCATAAGCTACCAAAAGAGGTCGTAGATGCCAGTCTCGCGGGTGAGGGGGGCCTTCGGGAGTTCGCCCAACAGTGGAAGGAGATTACGGAGGGTAGAGCAGAGGGATTATGGGGTCAATAG
- the CWC21 gene encoding Pre-mRNA-splicing factor CWC21, which translates to MSENVGLSTPRGSGTSGYVQRNLAHLKPRDHGAPYPQDLDSLRHKQRQPDKGILEHDRKRQVEVKVFDLRDKLEEEEIDEEEIDKRCDELREKLLAEMESGRRGGSGPRRTFKEHQVHEMADAKIKESERLRKALKISPEYEEGSHWKRQEERLRTALEKKADEKE; encoded by the exons ATGTCAGAAAACGTTGGTCTATCTACTCCAAGGGGCAGTGGAACCTCAGGATACGTCCAGAGGAACCTCGCTCATCTTAAGCCTCGTGACCATGGAGCTCCATACCCCCAGGATTTGGATAGCTTACGCCACAAGCAGCGACAACCCGACAAAGGCATCCTGGAACATGATCGCAAGAGACAAGTTGAAGTCAAGGTTTTTGATCTAAGAGATAAacttgaggaggagga GATCGATGAAGAAGAGATTGACAAACGATGCGACGAACTGCGCGAAAAGCTCCTCGCAGAAATGGAATCGGGAAGGAGGGGGGGCTCCGGACCGAGGCGAACATTCAAAGAACATCAAGTTCACGAAATGGCTGatgccaagatcaaggaaaGCGAGCGATTAAGGAAAGCACTCAAAATTAGCCCTGAATATGAGGAAGGCAGCCACtggaaaagacaagaagaacgACTACGAACTGCTCTTGAGAAAAAAGCGGATGAGAAGGAATGA
- the trp-1 gene encoding Multifunctional tryptophan biosynthesis protein encodes MTTPALIDHSPHQPEPSPPVATASNLILIDNYDSFTWNIYQYLVLEGATVHVFRNDQITVEELVKKNPTQIIISPGPGHPTTDSGVSRDAIRHFAGKIPIFGVCMGLQCMFDVYGGQVDSAGEWLHGKTSPLTHDSKGVFAGLEQGLPVTRYHSLAGTRLTLPECLEVTSWVAKDDGSQGIIQGVRHKKFAMEGVQFHPESILTAHGRTIIKNFLHMQGGTWEENAQLQKPAATNGTTTASLPKKNNILQRIYANRRAAVEAQKQIPSQRMSDLEAAYGLNAAPPQVPFLARLKQTPFDVALMAEIKRGSPSKGIFALEINAPVQARKYALAGASVISVLTEPEWFKGSIEDLRAVRQVLDGMPNRPAILRKEFIFDEYQILEARLAGADTVLLIVKMLETELLERLYKYSLSLGMEPLVEVQTAEEMEIAVKLGSKVIGVNNRNLESFEVDMDTTGRLRKMVPESTVICALSGINSHKDVLACKNDGVNAILVGESIMRAPDATSFITELCSGSKPTEKKRQPKPLFVKVCGTRSPEAAKQAVESKADFVGIILVPGTKRCVSHETALAISEAVHASGDNLADRKEEPVPKSGAADFFAAAADRLQSSRTRLVGVFMNQPLSEVLEKQRLYKLDMVQLHGEEPIEWAKIIPVPVIRSFKPDNVGIGLRGYHTIPLLDSGAGSGKLLDVSKVKAALERDPDLRIFLAGGLNPENVTEAVKALGDLSDRVIGVDVSSGVEEGGKQSLEKIDAFVRVGKAIR; translated from the exons ATGACAACGCCAGCCCTCATTGACCACTCACCCCACCAGCCTGAGCCCTCACCACCGGTAGCAACGGCATCTAATCTTATTCTCATTGATAACTACGACTCTTTCACCTGGAATATTTATCAATACCTGGTTCTTGAGGGTGCCACAGTTCATGTTTTCCGAAATGACCAAATCACCGTTGAAGAGCTGGTAAAAAAGAACCCAACTCAGATCATCATCAGCCCTGGTCCTGGCCATCCCACCACCGACTCTGGTGTCAGCAGAGACGCGATTCGACACTTTGCCGGCAAGATTCCAATTTTTGGTGTCTGTATGGGGTT GCAATGCATGTTTGATGTCTATGGTGGTCAGGTCGACTCTGCCGGGGAGTGGCTTCACGGGAAGACGTCACCACTGACCCACGACTCGAAAGGAGTTTTTGCCGGTCTTGAGCAAGGCCTTCCCGTAACTCGATACCACTCTTTGGCAGGGACCCGCCTGACACTTCCCGAATGTTTGGAGGTGACGTCTTGGGTAGCCAAAGACGATGGTTCACAAGGCATCATTCAAGGTGTCCGCCATAAGAAATTCGCCATGGAAGGTGTACAGTTTCATCCCGAAAGCATTCTGACAGCTCACGGCCGTACAATCATTAAGAATTTCCTGCACATGCAAGGTGGCACCTGGGAAGAGAACGCCCAACTGCAGAAGCCAGCCGCAACCAACGGAACCACCACAGCATCACTgccaaagaagaacaacATTCTCCAAAGGATCTACGCAAATCGGAGAGCTGCAGTAGAAGCTCAAAAACAGATTCCTTCTCAGAGAATGTCTGATCTTGAAGCTGCTTACGGGTTGAATGCAGCCCCTCCACAAGTCCCTTTCTTGGCTCGTCTTAAGCAGACACCTTTTGATGTAGCCTTAATGGCTGAAATCAAGCGCGGGTCTCCCTCGAAGGGTATTTTTGCCCTTGAAATAAACGCACCGGTGCAGGCCAGAAAGTACGCGTTGGCTGGTGCAAGTGTCATCTCAGTGCTTACCGAACCTGAGTGGTTCAAGGGTAGTATCGAGGACCTCCGTGCCGTTCGACAGGTGCTTGATGGTATGCCAAACAGGCCTGCCATTCTACGAAAGGAGTTTATTTTTGACGAGTATCAAATTTTGGAAGCAAGACTAGCCGGTGCAGATACTGTGCTTCTGATTGTCAAGATGCTCGAGACCGAGCTCCTTGAGCGATTGTACAAGTACTCCCTTTCATTGGGAATGGAGCCTTTAGTAGAGGTCCAAACCGCTGAAGAAATGGAGATTGCTGTAAAGCTCGGCTCAAAAGTCATCGGTGTCAACAATCGAAACTTGGAGAGCTTTGAagtggacatggacacaACCGGCCGACTGCGGAAAATGGTTCCCGAAAGCACAGTGATATGTGCACTTTCAGGTATCAACAGCCACAAAGATGTGCTTGCATGCAAGAATGATGGTGTCAACGCGATTCTTGTTGGCGAGTCAATCATGCGAGCGCCAGACGCCACTTCCTTCATTACGGAATTATGCTCAGGATCCAAGCCTACGGAGAAGAAACGACAGCCAAAGCCCCTCTTTGTCAAAGTTTGTGGAACTCGAAGTCCCGAGGCAGCGAAACAGGCCGTGGAATCCAAAGCTGACTTCGTTGGGATCATCCTGGTGCCCGGTACAAAACGATGTGTCTCACACGAGACTGCTTTGGCCATCTCAGAAGCCGTTCATGCATCAGGGGACAATCTGGCAGACAGAAAAGAAGAGCCGGTTCCCAAGAGCGGAGCTGCTGATTtcttcgccgccgcagcagaTCGTCTGCAGAGCTCGAGGACGCGGTTGGTAGGTGTGTTCATGAACCAGCCTCTAAGTGAAGtcttggagaagcagagacTGTATAAACTGGACATGGTACAGCTTCACGGAGAGGAACCCATCGAGTGGGCCAAGATTATCCCCGTCCCAGTCATCCGATCATTCAAGCCAGACAATGTCGGAATCGGACTGCGTGGCTATCACACCATTCCTTTGCTCGACTCGGGCGCTGGATCTGGAAAGCTGCTGGATGTTTCGAAAGTCAAGGCGGCTCTGGAAAGGGACCCTGATCTGCGGATATTTCTTGCTGGAGGTTTGAACCCAGAAAACGTTACCGAGGCTGTTAAGGCACTGGGAGACCTCAGTGATCGTGTAATAGGTGTGGATGTTAGCAGTGGCGTCGAGGAAGGTGGCAAACAGAGTCTTGAGAAAATCGATGCTTTTGTCAGGGTCGGCAAGGCGATTCGATAA
- the NUP188 gene encoding Nucleoporin NUP188, protein MAPVSDSKYFPSLGECLSGERVLLSWRHVATALADDSGRRQRSTEVVNFLSDDYVHALLKDPSAAFAPPSEAARKDFETKTAPINVTSASTERYDINLLKQDAEWLSRSAKLNLVASLRIAALEVQSRPNRHLLGPLSSQDATNLQEAAGLQNGRGATFMSDFGAGNAQDADEISAEFDAAESRKRRLFSMFLTERRYFIMTMDYLQSIRLYGRLPIFTPVSDKLAALYKLKASPNTKDESVSFLSAYLKVITSSMTSLEAGLKSVTDESILMKEDIELDWLGTLLTEIIHSQSVVFQLVDSLGNDFPPSSVINQWFSLMDLYNFFDTLQPINQTIGELVLPLKTIAVAVSISLLKPARSLTFLAEREEDPTPSDDMYDSYLILSDILEQVHKSVLNAAGMDCESATPVIFAWTLILHRMNVSYQNRTEKRDNLLQQNARETFESGGVVRPMVRRNSAGSIFSIESSKFDGFLENTTTAKDLQVVEQLASGATAHGKVFEIISNMANCLGPSPGGSMTPLLSSRMRNAFLELLKVSYPIVGYQSEPVSALLSLLSPGREYWQLLPDQDLDVGQDVMTSMLQDDYTMEFYFQQALDRYPYEFVPFISMCRALCTASSDSSDKDRSDFILSLLRKTPTISFTLPDAFQSYELVQEDENTNSFCLLEELPLISLSSSWSRRYIEDDAYRLPVGSYGRFITDTGRVVLMDYSHSSLSLLGRQLEINLMKEGYRCELGMLQPDEIAEVISLFATLLRMEYLHTGTASSTALVHSESDLLAEISKHISGGKDIVAVVCETMDYYMQDELAVSEEAAINVLTACVKFLHAILPCRPSRVWSYLARGELLDSDSRAGKLSKITGNLDLVSERFEFLNSSLLLFSGLIDTAMTSAVQRRAGNKMASRQKTDLNPWLGTADKVLTKVSLSVAHASVDAFESTSTWRFDNAISRTLLLDSVVPVLNKLVTYSYSMGESPTSDSLTACLRPAASYVIDCFMTPASGTLRFQPILSSLVDAFRMPEATLYSTRNTIARRQANSILHFSTTLLRAANYLERSSTMIETYLFKSSTLLARLCAVSDVFRAGAIGLLESLVVNAASAASEPPSLLGYLGPQISKSFLQVLAHLGRPFNLTLEVGTIWRFFSSILRNRQQWMSNCLLTGQTPREAMKQETKKGDLSSDSVFATALGRLKKLKELESEEALAILDFVASAQNYWPWTVFSLLKDTTYTDGLRAYVRDLRPSHLTVKSDALQTAVDARVAAYVAETLAMQLYHLRHQGAPDTLAKSLVADMDYYIRDGVEVSGYNKSLHNNFAKNFANKYSGCSLDNFKRTVLEPRELGKNYYYDLDRATDMLSFDPGWLGRKDNGFKNEMELANANLSLVDAQIALFHAWEFLLVELSTSLPNDKTVAKQMLQVAQQCLNANQGAPGPESIFVKLIDARASLALVLVQRLAKLSVPVQDVNQLLGTLTGTIHGVEEPFAKESIAYYRTLLKALFVTLRSYHLSDTKGLSESSVNLGSSTVTVTQTVLNLLDHIVGKGFRSLVSLIHDNDSDMSPEDLGLLTAILQACLSMPNMDQSQTQILNIMAAHDVVNAATSLFSWADKLAHQGDPVYGELSILFLLELSTLPLLAEQLACDGILGSLLSANLSKYMLRSTISPYADAPFAQRCYAIWAKGFLPLMLNMLASLGSTLAPEITYVLNQFSHLLEASVDRFEAPGASRTKSKSTPQYLTLLATSEIHSLALLTRVLSALRANNNRDIPAVEWDAAGLLENVEFWLSSKRLLKERLLPLGSRETEWKNIRKEAGIAGGSESLLEEKIVSQLETVRDVLSEELES, encoded by the exons ATGGCGCCGGTGTCTGATAGCAAATATTTTCCCTCCCTGGGAGAGTGCTTGTCTGGGGAGCGAGTGCTTTT ATCTTGGAGGCATGTTGCTACAGCTTTAGCCGACGACTCCGgaagaaggcaaagaagcaCCGAGGTCGTTAATTTCTTGTCCGATGATTATGTCCACGCGCTCTTGAAAGATCCCTCTGCTGCGTTTGCGCCACCCAGTGAGGCTGCAAGGAAGGACTTCGAAACAAAAACGGCGCCAATCAACGTGACTTCAGCGTCGACAGAACGATACGACATCAATTTGCTCAAGCAAGATGCGGAATGGCTGAGCAGGAGCGCAAAACTTAATTTGGTTGCTTCATTGCGAATTGCTGCACTAGAAGTGCAATCGAGACCCAATCGCCATCTTCTTGGACCTTTGTCATCTCAGGACGCAACAAATCTTCAGGAAGCCGCAGGCCTTCAGAATGGACGAGGTGCAACCTTCATGTCAGACTTTGGAGCTGGCAACGCTCAAGATGCTGATGAGATATCCGCCGAATTTGATGCCGCCGAATCGAGAAAGCGCCGGCTTTTCAGCATGTTCCTGACTGAGCGAAGATATTTCATCATGACTATGGACTATTTGCAATCAATTAGACTGTATGGAAGACTACCGATCTTCACCCCTGTCAGCGACAAATTGGCAGCACTCTACAAGCTAAAGGCTTCGCCAAATACCAAGGACGAGAGCGTATCATTCCTGTCCGCATATCTCAAAGTCATCACATCCAGCATGACCAGCTTAGAGGCTGGTCTCAAGTCAGTGACCGACGAATCTATCTTGATGAAAGAAGATATTGAACTGGATTGGCTGGGAACCTTACTCACCGAAATCATCCATTCTCAATCTGTGGTATTCCAACTGGTGGATAGCCTTGGCAATGACTTCCCGCCCTCCAGTGTTATCAATCAGTGGTTTTCATTGATGGACTTGTACAATTTCTTTGATACCCTTCAACCT ATAAATCAAACGATCGGCGAATTGGTTCTGCCACTGAAGACAATTGCTGTTGCCGTCTCTATCAGCCTTCTTAAACCCGCCCGATCCTTGACATTTTTAGCCGAGAGAGAAGAGGACCCGACGCCGTCCGATGATATGTACGATTCGTACTTGATATTGTCAGACATCTTGGAGCAGGTACATAAAAGTGTTCTCAATGCGGCCGGGATGGATTGCGAAAGCGCTACTCCTGTCATCTTTGCTTGGACCCTTATTCTCCATCGTATGAACGTGTCATACCAGAACCGGACCGAGAAAAGGGATAATTTGCTGCAACAGAATGCACGCGAGACTTTCGAATCCGGTGGTGTCGTGCGGCCCATGGTCAGACGTAACTCCGCCGGTAGTATATTTTCCATTGAGTCTTCCAAGTTCGATGGCTTTCTTGAGAATACGACAACAGCTAAAGATCTACAAGTTGTAGAACAACTGGCCTCGGGCGCTACGGCACATGGAAAGGTTTTCGAAATCATATCAAACATGGCAAACTGCCTCGGCCCCTCGCCTGGAGGTAGCATGACACCTTTGCTCAGTTCTCGCATGCGAAATGCATTCCTTGAACTTCTGAAGGTGTCGTATCCCATTGTTGGATACCAGTCGGAGCCGGTCAGCGCTCTGCTTTCTCTACTCTCTCCTGGACGGGAATACTGGCAATTGTTGCCAGATCAAGATCTTGACGTTGGCCAAGATGTCATGACAAGCATGCTCCAAGACGACTATACCATGGAATTCTACTTCCAGCAAGCTCTTGACCGGTATCCATATGAATTCGTGCCTTTCATCAGCATGTGCAGGGCACTTTGCACTGCGTCTAGCGATTCAAGTGACAAGGACCGCTCTGACTTTATTCTGTCTCTATTGAGGAAAACGCCAACCATCAGTTTTACTCTCCCGGATGCTTTCCAGTCATACGAACTGGTCCAGGAGGACGAAAACACCAATTCTTTTTGTCTGTTAGAAGAGTTACCACTGATATCGCTGTCGtcttcatggagcagacgATATATTGAGGACGATGCCTACAGGCTCCCGGTTGGGAGCTATGGGCGATTTATTACCGATACTGGCAGAGTGGTGCTCATGGACTACAGTCACTCGTCACTCTCACTTCTTGGACGACAATTGGAAATCAACCTGATGAAAGAGGGATATCGCTGTGAGTTGGGGATGTTGCAGCCTGATGAGATTGCCGAGGTTATATCCCTATTTGCAACTCTCCTCCGCATGGAATATCTTCATACTGGAACAGCTTCTAGCACCGCTCTCGTGCATAGCGAAAGTGACCTCCTGGCTGAGATTAGCAAACATATCAGTGGCGGTAAAGACATCGTGGCGGTCGTTTGCGAAACCATGGATTATTACATGCAGGATGAACTCGCTGTGAGCGAAGAAGCCGCGATAAATGTATTGACGGCATGTGTGAAGTTTTTGCATGCTATCCTACCATGCCGGCCAAGCCGAGTCTGGTCTTACTTGGCTAGAggcgagctgctcgactCCGACTCTAGAGCAGGAAAATTGTCCAAAATCACTGGTAACCTGGATTTGGTTTCAGAGAGATTTGAATTTCTAAATTCTTCACTCCTCTTATTCTCTGGGCTGATTGATACGGCAATGACCTCAGCTGTTCAGCGTCGTGCTGGAAACaaaatggcctcgaggcaaAAGACGGATCTAAATCCCTGGCTGGGAACTGCTGACAAAGTGCTGACCAAGGTGAGTCTGTCCGTTGCGCATGCATCAGTAGATGCTTTTGAAAGCACATCTACTTGGAGGTTCGACAACGCAATAAGCCGCACACTGTTACTAGACAGTGTCGTGCCTGTCCTGAATAAGCTGGTTACATATAGCTACAGCATGGGAGAATCACCGACATCCGACAGTCTGACTGCCTGCCTACGGCCGGCTGCCTCGTATGTCATCGATTGTTTCATGACTCCAGCAAGCGGAACACTTCGATTCCAGCCAATTCTTTCATCGTTGGTCGATGCCTTCAGAATGCCCGAGGCCACGTTATATTCAACGCGAAATACTATTGCTCGACGCCAAGCCAATTCTATTTTACACTTCTCCACAACTCTCCTGAGGGCAGCTAATTATCTTGAGAGGTCCTCCACGATGATCGAAACCTACCTTTTTAAGAGCTCCACACTCCTGGCCCGACTTTGTGCAGTCTCTGATGTCTTTCGAGCAGGGGCTATTGGCCTCCTCGAGTCCCTCGTCGTTAACGCCGCGTCCGCTGCTTCTGAGCCGCCATCTCTTCTTGGGTATCTGGGGCCTCAGATTTCCAAATCTTTTCTTCAGGTCTTAGCGCACCTCGGACGGCCGTTCAATCTTACTCTGGAGGTCGGCACTATTTGGAGATTTTTCTCATCCATCCTTCGTAATAGACAGCAGTGGATGTCAAACTGCCTTCTCACAGGACAGACGCCGAGAGAGGCTATGAAACAGGAGACCAAGAAAGGCGATCTCTCATCCGATTCGGTATTTGCAACTGCCCTTGGAAGgttgaagaagctgaaggAACTCGAGTCAGAGGAGGCTCTCGCCATTTTAGATTTCGTCGCCTCCGCGCAAAATTATTGGCCGTGGACGGTTTTCAGCCTCCTCAAAGACACCACCTATACCGATGGTCTCAGGGCATATGTGCGAGACCTGAGGCCGTCTCATCTAACAGTTAAGTCTGATGCTCTTCAGACAGCCGTCGATGCTAGAGTGGCAGCATACGTCGCTGAGACCTTGGCCATGCAACTTTATCATTTACGGCATCAAGGCGCCCCTGATACTCTTgcaaagagtctggttgctGACATGGACTATTACATTCGAGATGGTGTGGAAGTGTCTGGCTACAATAAGTCCCTGCACAacaactttgccaagaacTTTGCCAACAAGTACTCTGGTTGTTCGCTGGACAACTTCAAAAGGACCGTCCTTGAGCCTCGTGAATTAGGCAAGAATTACTATTACGACTTAGATCGTGCCACTGACATGTTAAGCTTTGATCCTGGGTGGCTAGGGCGAAAAGACAACGGATTCAAGAATGAAATGGAGCTAGCAAACGCGAATCTGTCACTAGTTGACGCTCAAATA GCTCTATTCCATGCTTGGGAGTTCTTATTGGTAGAGTTGAGTACCAGCCTACCAAACGACAAGACGGTAGCGAAACAGATGCTGCAAGTCGCCCAACAATGTTTGAATGCGAATCAAGGTGCGCCTGGACCTGAAAGCATCTTTGTCAAGCTCATCGATGCCAGGGCAAGCTTGGCACTGGTCTTGGTCCAACGACTTGCCAAGTTATCCGTCCCGGTCCAGGATGTCAATCAGCTTCTAGGTACTCTCACAGGCACTAtccatggtgttgaagagCCGTTTGCCAAGGAGTCGATTGCCTACTACCGTACGCTGTTGAAAGCCCTATTTGTCACTCTGCGCTCATACCATCTTTCCGATACCAAGGGACTGTCCGAGTCTTCTGTCAACCTGGGTAGTTCAACTGTCACAGTCACGCAAACGGTACTTAATTTGTTGGACCACATTGTCGGCAAAGGGTTCAGGTCACTTGTCAGCCTCATCCATGACAACGATTCGGACATGTCCCCCGAGGACCTTGGCTTGTTGACCGCAATTCTTCAAGCCTGCTTAAGTATGCCCAACATGGACCAATCACAGACGCAGATCCTCAACATTATGGCAGCACACGATGTGGTCAATGCTGCTACGTCATTATTTTCCTGGGCAGATAAACTGGCACATCAGGGCGACCCAGTATATGGCGAGCTGAGCATATTGTTCTTGCTTGAGCTGTCCACTCTGCCTCTTTTGGCAGAACAACTAGCCTGCGACGGTATTCTTGGCAGTCTCCTCTCCGCCAACCTGTCAAAGTACATGCTCAGATCTACAATCTCGCCCTATGCAGACGCACCCTTCGCCCAGCGATGCTATGCTATATGGGCGAAGGGCTTCCTTCCTTTAATGCTAAACATGCTAGCATCGCTTGGCTCTACACTTGCTCCCGAAATCACATATGTGCTGAACCAATTCTCGCATCTGCTCGAGGCTAGCGTGGACCGATTCGAGGCACCGGGAGCCTCTCGAACAAAATCGAAGTCTACGCCACAATATCTCACGTTGCTGGCGACATCCGAGATTCACTCTCTGGCGCTCCTCACAAGAGTCTTGTCTGCCCTACGAGCTAATAATAACCGGGATATCCCTGCAGTCGAATGGGATGCGGCTGGTCTCTTGGAAAATGTTGAATTCTGGCTCTCAAGCAAGCGATTACTTAAAGAACGACTCCTTCCTTTGGGATCTCGCGAAACCGAATGGAAGAATATTCGGAAGGAAGCAGGAATTGCTGGCGGCAGCGAAAGCCTCTTGGAGGAAAAGATTGTTTCGCAGCTCGAGACTGTGCGTGACGTCTTGAGCGAGGAGTTGGAGAGCTAG
- the TIM9 gene encoding Mitochondrial import inner membrane translocase subunit TIM9 — protein sequence MDMLTQAEQRMLEQRMQKRQVKEFMGAFGGLVEHCFTSCVDDFTSKAVSTRENGCINRCVMKWMATQQRVSDRFQEHNAQLTQQMQNK from the exons ATGGACAT GTTAACACAGGCCGAGCAGCGCATGCTGGAGCAGCGCATGCAGAAGCGCCAAGTCAAGGAGTTCATGGGG gcctttggcggcctcgTAGAGCACTGCTTTACGTCATGCGTCGACGACTTCACCTCCAAGGCCGTGTCGACCCGCGAAAACGGCTGCATCAACCGCTGTGTTATGAAGTGGATGGCCACGCAGCAGCGTGTCAGCGACCGTTTCCAGGAGCATAACGCACAGCTCACGCAGCAGATGCAGAATAAGTAA